In one Candidatus Planktophila vernalis genomic region, the following are encoded:
- the hisI gene encoding phosphoribosyl-AMP cyclohydrolase: protein MSSLDPAVTALLKDPTTLIPAVVQDSTTNEILMLAYMNSESLALTLSTAKATYWSRSRNELWIKGATSGHFQKVISVALDCDGDALLIRVEQTGVACHTGERTCFHTPLALGK, encoded by the coding sequence ATGAGCTCACTTGATCCAGCAGTTACAGCGTTGCTTAAAGATCCAACAACACTCATTCCTGCCGTGGTTCAAGACTCAACAACGAATGAAATTTTAATGCTGGCTTATATGAACTCAGAATCTCTTGCGCTGACTCTTAGTACAGCAAAGGCAACGTATTGGTCGCGCTCTCGAAACGAACTCTGGATTAAAGGTGCAACTTCTGGACACTTTCAAAAAGTAATCTCTGTCGCTTTGGATTGTGACGGAGATGCATTACTCATTCGAGTGGAGCAAACAGGTGTTGCTTGCCATACTGGTGAAAGAACCTGTTTCCACACCCCGTTAGCGCTGGGTAAGTAA
- the hisF gene encoding imidazole glycerol phosphate synthase subunit HisF, producing the protein MTLSVRIIPCLDVTNGRVVKGVNFTNLVDAGDPVEMAALYGAEGADELTFLDISATVDGRETTLDVVRRTAEQVFIPLTVGGGIRNVSDVDRLLRAGADKVSINTAAVARPELIAEIADRFGSQVLVLSVDARRARTESGFEVTTHGGREGTDIDAIAWIEKACALGVGEILLNSMDADGTRAGYDIGMITAMRSVSKVPLIASGGAGTSADFAAALDAGAGALLAASVFHFGIHRIGDVKSYLGSHNYPVRAVAAR; encoded by the coding sequence ATGACTCTTTCTGTTCGCATCATTCCTTGCTTGGATGTCACTAATGGTCGAGTTGTTAAGGGAGTTAACTTCACAAACCTTGTTGATGCTGGAGATCCAGTTGAGATGGCCGCTCTCTATGGGGCAGAAGGTGCTGACGAGTTAACTTTTCTTGATATCTCAGCAACCGTTGATGGACGAGAGACAACGTTAGATGTTGTTCGCCGCACAGCTGAACAAGTCTTTATTCCACTCACAGTTGGCGGGGGCATTAGAAATGTTTCTGATGTAGATCGCTTACTTCGAGCTGGAGCAGACAAGGTTTCAATTAACACTGCAGCAGTAGCTCGACCTGAATTAATCGCAGAGATTGCAGATCGATTTGGTTCACAAGTCCTTGTCCTTTCTGTCGATGCCCGCCGTGCACGTACCGAATCAGGTTTTGAAGTCACAACTCATGGCGGTCGAGAAGGAACAGATATTGATGCAATCGCCTGGATTGAAAAAGCTTGTGCATTGGGCGTCGGTGAAATTCTTCTGAACTCTATGGATGCCGACGGAACTCGTGCTGGTTATGACATTGGAATGATTACCGCAATGCGTTCAGTTTCAAAAGTGCCATTGATTGCCAGTGGAGGTGCTGGAACTTCGGCTGATTTCGCAGCAGCCCTAGATGCAGGGGCCGGTGCACTTCTTGCTGCAAGCGTGTTCCACTTTGGAATACACCGCATAGGTGATGTGAAGTCCTACCTAGGTTCGCACAATTATCCCGTGCGCGCCGTGGCAGCAAGGTAA
- the priA gene encoding bifunctional 1-(5-phosphoribosyl)-5-((5-phosphoribosylamino)methylideneamino)imidazole-4-carboxamide isomerase/phosphoribosylanthranilate isomerase PriA produces MSYLELLPAVDVKDGRAVRLVQGELAQESIYGAPLEVALEFQAAGAEWLHLVDLDAAFGRGSNAELLAQVVGALDIKVELSGGIRDDESLRRALATGCTRVNLGTAALEDPEWTARVIGEFGDRIAVGLDVRGHVLSARGWTKEGGDLFETLSRLDKDGCARYVVTDVTKDGTLAGPNLELLKSVCAATSKPVVASGGISSLADIQALCDLNSTGVEGAIVGKALYAGAFTLQEALKVAGR; encoded by the coding sequence ATGAGTTACTTGGAGCTTCTGCCTGCAGTAGATGTTAAAGATGGGCGTGCAGTGCGCTTGGTGCAAGGCGAGCTTGCCCAAGAGAGTATTTATGGAGCACCGCTTGAAGTTGCACTTGAGTTTCAAGCAGCAGGAGCTGAGTGGTTACACCTTGTTGACCTTGATGCTGCTTTTGGCCGCGGAAGTAATGCTGAACTCTTGGCACAAGTTGTTGGCGCACTTGATATTAAAGTCGAACTATCTGGCGGCATTAGAGATGATGAATCGTTGCGCAGAGCATTAGCAACTGGTTGCACACGAGTAAACCTTGGAACAGCTGCCCTAGAAGATCCTGAATGGACTGCTCGAGTCATTGGTGAATTCGGCGATCGCATTGCTGTTGGACTTGATGTGCGCGGTCACGTGCTTTCTGCGCGAGGATGGACCAAAGAGGGTGGGGATCTCTTTGAAACTCTTTCACGATTAGATAAAGATGGTTGTGCTCGCTATGTAGTAACTGATGTGACAAAAGATGGCACGTTAGCTGGGCCTAATTTGGAACTTCTTAAATCTGTCTGTGCAGCAACATCTAAACCAGTTGTTGCTAGTGGTGGTATCTCTTCTTTGGCTGATATTCAAGCATTGTGTGATCTCAATTCAACAGGTGTTGAAGGTGCCATTGTTGGTAAGGCTTTATATGCCGGTGCTTTTACTTTGCAAGAAGCGCTGAAAGTTGCAGGACGATGA
- the hisH gene encoding imidazole glycerol phosphate synthase subunit HisH: MIAILDYGSGNLRSAQRAFATSGVDVVVTSDRATALEADGLVVPGVGAFAACMQGLRSVDGEAIIRERIAKERPVLGICIGMQILFQEGSEHAENTNHKGVGVWEGEVSRLKAPILPHMGWNNIESDPNSTLLKGVSGESFYFVHSYAAKKAVGKMQGWSFHGEKFLAVVEDGYVSATQFHPEKSGDAGLALIKNWVSAL; the protein is encoded by the coding sequence TCGGCACAAAGAGCCTTTGCTACTTCTGGTGTTGATGTAGTTGTCACATCAGATCGCGCCACAGCACTTGAAGCCGATGGCTTAGTTGTTCCCGGCGTTGGAGCCTTTGCGGCATGTATGCAGGGGTTGAGATCTGTTGATGGCGAAGCAATCATTCGTGAGCGAATTGCGAAAGAACGACCTGTACTAGGAATTTGTATTGGTATGCAGATACTTTTTCAAGAGGGTAGCGAGCATGCTGAAAATACAAACCATAAAGGTGTTGGAGTTTGGGAAGGTGAAGTCTCGCGCCTGAAGGCACCAATACTTCCTCATATGGGTTGGAACAATATTGAAAGTGATCCGAACTCCACTTTGTTAAAAGGAGTTTCAGGCGAGTCATTCTATTTCGTGCACTCATATGCAGCCAAGAAAGCAGTCGGAAAGATGCAAGGGTGGAGCTTTCACGGTGAGAAGTTTTTGGCAGTGGTTGAAGATGGCTATGTTTCGGCAACGCAATTTCATCCAGAAAAGTCCGGAGATGCAGGGTTAGCTTTGATTAAGAATTGGGTGAGTGCACTATGA